ACGGGCGACGCCATAACGCCGGGCCAGGCCAACCTGTACGCGCTGCTCCTGATGCTGGCGGCGATCGCCGGACTCGCCTACCTGGCGTTCACCGCGCCCCGCCGGCCCCGCTTCGTCCAGCTGGCGTTCCTGATCGTGGCCGCCTTCGTCCTGACCAACAAGGTCTACTCACCCCAGTACGTGCTGTGGCTGGTGCCGCTGGCGGCGCTCGCCCGGCCGCGCTGGCGCGACTTCCTGATCTGGCAGGCGTGCGAGGTCATGTACTTCGTGGGCGTCTGGATGTACCTGGCGTTCACGAACAGCGGCGTCACCAAGCAGGGTCTGCCGGTGGACGGCTACCAGTTCGCGATCGTGCTGCACCTGCTCGGCACCCTGTACCTGTGCGTGATGGTCGTACGCGACATCCTCACGCCCGAGAAGGACCCGGTCAGGCAGGACGGCGCGGACGACCCCTCGGGAGGCGTCCTGGACGGTGCAGAGGACGTCTTCGTGGCGGGCAGGGCCGCCCATCCGGCCCGGCACGCGGCCCCGGCCGCGGAGGAGACGCTGCTGGTGGAATGGGGAACCCCCAGGAGCTGAGCTCCCGGGGGTGAGGGGCGGAACCGGCCGGCTCAGCGCTCGACGAGCCGGTCGAACTGCGTCGTGGTGTGGCGCAGATGGGCCACGAGCTCGTCGCCGACCCGGGGCTCCTGGGCGTCGGCCGGCACGAACAGGATCGACACCTGCATGTGCGGCGGCTCGGCGAACCAGCGCTGCTTCCCGGCCCAGACGAAAGGCGAAAGGTTCCGGTTGACGGTCGCGAGACCGGCCCGTGCGACGCCCTTGGCGCGCGGCATGACGCCGTGCATGGCCTTGGGGGCCTCCAGACCCACACCGTGAGAGGTGCCGCCGGCGACGACGACCAGCCAGCCGTCCGACGCGGCCTTCTGCTGGCGGTAGCCGAAGCGGTCGCCCTTGGACACCCGGGTCACGTCGAGGACCGCGCCCCGGTACTCGGTGGCCTCGTGGTCGCCCAGCCACAGCCGGGTGCCGATCCGGGCGCGGAAGCGGGTCTGCGGGAACTGCTGCTGGAGCCGCGCCTGTTCCTGGGCCCGCAGGTGGCTGACGAACATGGTGTGCAGCGGCAGCCGGGCGGCCCGCAGCCGGTCCATCCAGCCGATGACCTCCTCGACGGCGTCGGTGCCGTCCGGGCGGTCCAGCGGGAGGTGGAGCGCGAAGCCCTCCAGACGGACGTCCTCGATGGCGGAGTGGAGCTGCTGGAGCTCCTCCTCGCGGACACCGTGGCGCTTCATCGAGCTCATGCACTCGATGACGACCCGGGCCCCGACGAGGGCGTGGACGCCGTCCACGGACGACACGGAACGGACGACCCGGTCGGGCAGCGGAACCGGTTCCTCACCCCGGCGGAAGGGGGTGAGGACCAGCAGGTCGCCACTGAACCAGTCCTTGATCCGCGCGGCCTCGTACGTGGTGCCCACGGCGAGCATGTCGGCGCCGAACCGGGCCGCCTCGTCCGCGAGGCGTTCGTGGCCGAAGCCGTAGCCGTTGCCCTTGCAGACCGGGATCACGCCGGGGAACTGGTCGATGACGGTCTTCTGGTGCGCGCGCCAGCGAGCGGTGTCGACGTAGAGGGAGAGCGCCATGGCCGGCCCGGAACCTTTCTGATGGCAGCGGTGTGTCAAAGGTATGTACGAGACTACGGAAACGTCAGCGGCACGGCACGGGTCAGCGGCGCGACATGTAGATGTCGAGCGCCTTGTGCAGCAGCTTGTTCAGCGGGAAGTCCCACTCGCCGACGTACTCGACGGCCTCGCCGCCCGTGCCCACCTTGAACTGGATGAGGCCGAACAGGTGGTCGGTCTCGTCGAGCGAGTCCGAGATGCCGCGCAGGTCGTAGACGGTCGCACCCATCGCGTAGGCGTCGCGCAGCATGCGCCACTGCATCGCGTTCGAGGGCCGGACCTCACGGCCGATGTTGTCGGAGGCGCCGTAGGAGTACCAGACGTGACCGCCGACGACGAGCATCGTCGCCGCGGAGAGGTTCACGCCGTTGTGGCGGGCGAAGTAGAGCCGCATGCGGTTGGGGTCCTCGCTGTTGAGGACGGTCCACATGCGCTGGAAGTACGAGAGCGGTCGCGGCCGGAAGTGGTCACGGACGGCCGTGATCTCGTACAGCCGCTGCCACTCGGCCAGGTCCTCGTAGCCGCCCTGGACGACCTCGACACCGGCCTTCTCGGCCTTCTTGATGTTGCGGCGCCACAGCTGGTTGAAGCCCTTGAGGACATCGTCGAGCGAGCGGTTCGCGAGCGGGACCTGGAAGACGTAGCGGGGCTGCACGTCGCCGAAGCCGGCGCCGCCGTCCTCGGCCTGCTGCCAGCCCATCTTCCGCAGCCGGTCGGCGACTTCGAAGGCGCGCGGCTCGATGTGGGTGGCCTCGACGTCCTTGAGGCGCTTGACGTCGGGGTCCTGGATGCCGGACTTGATGGCGGCCGAGTCCCAGCGCCGGATGACGACCGGCGGGCCCATCTTCACCGAGAAGGCGCCCTGCTGCTTGAGGTGCGCCAGCATCGGCGTCAGCCAGTCGTCCAGGTTGGGCGCGTGCCAGTTGATGACCGGGCCCTCGGGCAGATAGGCCAGGTAGCGCTTGATCTTCGGGAGCTGGCGGTAGAGCACCAGGCCGGCACCGACGAGCTCGCCGTTCTTGTCGAACCAGCCGAGGTTCTCCGAGCGCCACTCGGTCTTCACATCAGCCCACGCCGGGACCTGGCAGTGGCTCGCCGCGGGCTGGCTCTGGATGTACGCCAGATGCTGCTCACGGCTGATGGTCCTCAGGGTCAGGCTCATGCGGGGCGCTCCTCGGCAGGTGTGTCCCCATCGGTCAGGGGCTCCGGCTCTCGCGCCGAAGCCTACTGTGACCGAGGAGCGCCCCGAATGGGTGTGTGCGTCCTGACGTGCCCCTGGACTCAGCTGATGACGCCGCCGAAGAGCCCGCCGTACGCCATTCCGAGGTAGAACCCGAACGCCGAGGCACCGAGTCCGAGGATCAGCAGGAAGCGCTCGCGTGTCGTCACGGAGATGAACTGTCCGTAGGCGCCGGTCAGGATGCCGATCAGGCCCGCCCAGGAGCTCAGCAGGTGCAGGTTGTGGAACTGCGCGGTGACGAAGGCGAGGACGCCGAGGACCAGCGTCACTCCGACCAGGGTGTCCTGGATGGGGTGTGGTTTGC
This sequence is a window from Streptomyces sp. NBC_00691. Protein-coding genes within it:
- a CDS encoding alanine racemase — encoded protein: MALSLYVDTARWRAHQKTVIDQFPGVIPVCKGNGYGFGHERLADEAARFGADMLAVGTTYEAARIKDWFSGDLLVLTPFRRGEEPVPLPDRVVRSVSSVDGVHALVGARVVIECMSSMKRHGVREEELQQLHSAIEDVRLEGFALHLPLDRPDGTDAVEEVIGWMDRLRAARLPLHTMFVSHLRAQEQARLQQQFPQTRFRARIGTRLWLGDHEATEYRGAVLDVTRVSKGDRFGYRQQKAASDGWLVVVAGGTSHGVGLEAPKAMHGVMPRAKGVARAGLATVNRNLSPFVWAGKQRWFAEPPHMQVSILFVPADAQEPRVGDELVAHLRHTTTQFDRLVER
- a CDS encoding lipid II:glycine glycyltransferase FemX: MSLTLRTISREQHLAYIQSQPAASHCQVPAWADVKTEWRSENLGWFDKNGELVGAGLVLYRQLPKIKRYLAYLPEGPVINWHAPNLDDWLTPMLAHLKQQGAFSVKMGPPVVIRRWDSAAIKSGIQDPDVKRLKDVEATHIEPRAFEVADRLRKMGWQQAEDGGAGFGDVQPRYVFQVPLANRSLDDVLKGFNQLWRRNIKKAEKAGVEVVQGGYEDLAEWQRLYEITAVRDHFRPRPLSYFQRMWTVLNSEDPNRMRLYFARHNGVNLSAATMLVVGGHVWYSYGASDNIGREVRPSNAMQWRMLRDAYAMGATVYDLRGISDSLDETDHLFGLIQFKVGTGGEAVEYVGEWDFPLNKLLHKALDIYMSRR